One stretch of Variovorax sp. 54 DNA includes these proteins:
- a CDS encoding YihY/virulence factor BrkB family protein translates to MLMQLRALFDLCRRAFASWSNDYAPSMGAALAYYTVFSIAPLLLIVIAVAGLVFGQEAARGEIFAQLSGLMGEQGAAAVQGMLKAVNKPAEGIVATVVGIALLIVGATTVFGELQDALDRIWRAPARTRNKGVFNMLRVRLLSFSMIMGIGFLLMVSLVASAALAALGKWWSPVFGAWATLAQVVNFVFSFAMVTVIFAMIYKIMPRAKVQWRDVWVGAAVTALLFTVGKHLIGLYIGKSSVASGYGAAGSLVVVLVWVYYSAQIFLLGAEFTWVYARTYGSMKDTLAEPAGHASPTRDVPLPAHVDAA, encoded by the coding sequence ATGCTCATGCAACTTCGCGCACTCTTCGATCTCTGCCGGCGCGCCTTCGCTTCCTGGTCCAACGACTACGCACCGAGCATGGGCGCCGCGCTGGCCTACTACACGGTGTTCTCGATTGCGCCGCTGCTGCTGATCGTGATCGCGGTGGCCGGCCTCGTCTTCGGGCAGGAGGCCGCGCGCGGTGAAATCTTCGCGCAGCTCTCGGGCCTCATGGGCGAGCAGGGCGCGGCGGCCGTGCAGGGCATGCTGAAGGCGGTCAACAAGCCGGCCGAGGGCATCGTGGCCACGGTGGTCGGCATCGCGCTGCTGATCGTGGGTGCGACCACCGTCTTCGGCGAGCTGCAGGACGCACTCGACCGCATCTGGCGCGCCCCCGCACGCACCCGCAACAAGGGTGTCTTCAACATGCTGCGCGTGCGCCTGCTGTCGTTCAGCATGATCATGGGCATCGGCTTCCTGCTGATGGTGTCGCTGGTGGCGAGTGCAGCACTGGCGGCGCTGGGCAAGTGGTGGTCGCCGGTGTTCGGTGCCTGGGCCACGCTGGCGCAGGTGGTGAACTTCGTCTTCAGCTTCGCGATGGTCACGGTGATCTTCGCAATGATCTACAAGATCATGCCGCGCGCCAAGGTGCAGTGGCGCGACGTGTGGGTGGGCGCGGCGGTGACGGCGCTGCTGTTCACCGTGGGCAAGCACCTCATCGGCCTGTACATCGGCAAGAGCAGCGTGGCCTCGGGCTACGGCGCGGCCGGCTCGCTGGTGGTGGTGCTGGTGTGGGTGTACTACTCGGCGCAGATCTTCCTGCTGGGCGCCGAGTTCACCTGGGTCTATGCGCGCACCTACGGCTCGATGAAAGACACCCTGGCCGAGCCGGCAGGCCACGCGTCGCCGACGCGCGACGTGCCGCTGCCCGCGCACGTCGATGCGGCTTAG
- the rlmB gene encoding 23S rRNA (guanosine(2251)-2'-O)-methyltransferase RlmB: MSSPKVIFGFHAVGVRIKTAPKSVLEVMFDASRRDARMKQFIARAQEAGVRLVEADGLRLSKLSGSHGHQGVVARVEPAAQIHSLDELLEGLEEAGTVPLLLVLDGVTDPHNLGACLRVADGAGAHAVIAPKDHAAGINATVAKVASGAAETVPYFMVTNLARTMNELKERSIWCVGTSDDAPGTIYQSDFKRPLALVLGAEGDGMRQLTRKTCDELVSIPMAGAVESLNVSVASGVCLYEAMRQRGL, encoded by the coding sequence ATGTCTTCCCCTAAAGTGATCTTCGGCTTCCATGCCGTGGGCGTGCGCATCAAGACCGCGCCGAAATCGGTGCTCGAAGTGATGTTCGACGCCAGCCGGCGCGATGCGCGCATGAAACAGTTCATTGCGCGTGCGCAAGAAGCCGGCGTGCGGCTGGTCGAGGCCGACGGCCTGCGGCTGTCCAAGCTCAGCGGCAGCCACGGCCACCAGGGCGTGGTCGCGCGGGTCGAGCCCGCCGCGCAAATCCATTCGCTCGACGAGCTGCTCGAAGGCCTCGAAGAGGCCGGCACCGTGCCGCTGCTGCTGGTGCTCGACGGCGTGACCGATCCGCACAACCTCGGCGCCTGCCTGCGCGTGGCCGACGGCGCGGGCGCCCATGCGGTGATCGCGCCCAAGGACCATGCGGCCGGCATCAACGCCACCGTCGCCAAGGTGGCGAGCGGCGCGGCCGAGACCGTGCCGTACTTCATGGTGACCAATCTGGCGCGCACGATGAACGAGCTCAAGGAGCGCAGCATCTGGTGCGTGGGCACCAGCGACGACGCGCCGGGCACCATCTACCAGAGCGACTTCAAGCGCCCGCTGGCGCTGGTGCTGGGCGCCGAGGGCGACGGCATGCGCCAGCTCACGCGCAAGACCTGCGACGAGCTGGTGAGCATCCCCATGGCCGGCGCGGTGGAGAGCCTGAACGTGTCGGTGGCCAGCGGCGTGTGCCTTTACGAGGCGATGCGCCAGCGCGGCCTCTGA
- a CDS encoding PLP-dependent transferase produces the protein MSKPSTTLIHHPYTPPATFAAPQPGVFKASTVFFADVAAMRARDWKTKAGYTYGLHGTPTTFTLEERLATLEGGTECLLVPSGLAAISLVSFAFLKTGDEVLIPDNAYGPTKALATGELANFGITHRLYDAMNPSDLEAKLSHRTRLVWLEAAGSVTMEFPNLPALADVCRERGVMTALDNTWGAGLAFAPFDFNGTGQGADVSVHALTKYPSGGGDVLMGSVVTRDERLHRALKLTHMRTGFGIGVGDVETLLRSLPSMALRYGAHDRAARELAGWLNGCEEIAQVLHPALEDSPGHANWRALCGATDLAAGLFSVVFDERFSTEQVDRFCDSLKLFRLGYSWGGPISLVVPYDIGLMRDAGVARWPYKGTLVRFSVGLEDVDDLRADLQQALLQM, from the coding sequence ATGAGCAAGCCTTCCACGACCCTGATCCACCATCCCTACACGCCGCCGGCCACTTTCGCCGCGCCGCAGCCCGGCGTGTTCAAGGCCTCGACCGTGTTCTTCGCCGACGTCGCCGCCATGCGCGCGCGCGACTGGAAGACCAAGGCCGGCTACACCTACGGCCTGCACGGCACGCCCACCACCTTCACGCTCGAAGAACGCCTGGCCACGCTCGAAGGCGGCACCGAATGCCTGCTGGTGCCGAGCGGGCTGGCTGCTATCTCGCTGGTCTCGTTCGCGTTCCTGAAAACCGGCGATGAGGTGCTCATTCCCGACAACGCTTACGGCCCCACCAAGGCGCTGGCCACCGGCGAGCTCGCAAACTTCGGCATCACGCATCGTTTGTACGACGCGATGAATCCGTCCGACCTGGAAGCCAAGCTCTCGCACCGCACGCGGTTGGTGTGGCTCGAAGCGGCCGGCTCGGTGACGATGGAGTTTCCCAACCTGCCGGCGCTGGCCGACGTCTGCCGTGAACGCGGCGTGATGACCGCACTCGACAACACCTGGGGTGCGGGCCTGGCCTTCGCGCCCTTCGATTTCAACGGCACGGGGCAGGGCGCCGATGTGTCGGTGCACGCGCTCACCAAGTACCCGAGCGGCGGCGGCGACGTGCTCATGGGCAGCGTCGTCACGCGCGACGAGCGCCTGCACCGCGCGCTCAAGCTCACCCACATGCGCACGGGCTTCGGCATCGGCGTGGGCGACGTCGAAACGCTGCTGCGTTCGCTGCCGAGCATGGCGCTGCGCTACGGCGCACACGACCGTGCGGCGCGCGAGCTGGCCGGCTGGCTCAACGGCTGCGAAGAGATCGCTCAGGTGCTGCACCCCGCGCTCGAAGACTCGCCGGGCCATGCCAACTGGCGCGCGCTGTGCGGCGCCACCGACCTCGCCGCAGGCCTGTTCTCGGTGGTGTTCGACGAGCGCTTCAGCACCGAGCAGGTCGACCGCTTCTGCGACAGCCTGAAGCTCTTCCGCCTCGGCTATTCATGGGGCGGCCCGATCAGCCTCGTGGTGCCCTACGACATCGGTTTGATGCGCGACGCCGGCGTCGCCCGCTGGCCGTACAAGGGCACGCTGGTGCGTTTTTCGGTCGGCCTGGAAGACGTGGACGATCTGCGTGCCGACCTGCAACAGGCGTTGCTGCAGATGTAA
- a CDS encoding chromate transporter, producing the protein MHPSAPAAASPPDHPQPASPRDLFVSFTWLALQGFGGVLAIVQREMVEKKKWLTPDQFLEDWAVAQVMPGPNVINLALMIGDRYFGLRGAIAAVAGMLTVPLFVILALAVLYAHYAANPQVAAALRGMGAVSGGLIAATGIKLIPQLRKHPLGFATCLVFVALVFAAIALLKIPLGWVLLAVGGVACVWTWKKISP; encoded by the coding sequence ATGCATCCGTCCGCACCCGCCGCGGCATCGCCGCCCGACCACCCCCAGCCCGCGTCGCCACGCGATCTTTTTGTTTCATTCACCTGGCTCGCGCTGCAGGGCTTCGGTGGCGTCCTCGCCATCGTCCAGCGCGAGATGGTCGAAAAGAAGAAGTGGCTCACGCCCGACCAGTTCCTCGAGGACTGGGCCGTGGCCCAGGTGATGCCGGGGCCGAACGTGATCAACCTCGCGCTGATGATCGGCGACCGCTACTTCGGCCTGCGCGGCGCGATTGCCGCGGTGGCGGGCATGCTCACCGTGCCGCTCTTCGTGATCCTCGCACTGGCCGTGCTCTATGCGCACTACGCCGCCAACCCGCAGGTGGCGGCCGCGCTGCGCGGCATGGGCGCGGTGTCGGGCGGACTGATCGCCGCCACGGGCATCAAGCTGATTCCGCAGCTGCGCAAGCATCCGCTGGGCTTTGCGACCTGCCTGGTGTTCGTGGCGCTGGTGTTCGCGGCCATCGCGCTCCTGAAGATCCCACTGGGGTGGGTGCTGCTGGCCGTGGGCGGCGTGGCCTGCGTGTGGACCTGGAAGAAGATTTCCCCATGA
- a CDS encoding M48 family metallopeptidase, with amino-acid sequence MRHLLITITAAAALSACGGLKNLDSNALAGAGGTAFKAMSLTDGDVQALANQSCAELDKSSKVAAPADAYSKRLERVRQGLPTTIGGQPASYKVYLTKDVNAWAMGNGCIRVYSGLMDLMNDDELRGIIGHEIGHVALGHSKKAMQTAYAVSAARGIAGATGNAAITQLSSSQIGDFAEKLVNAQFSQSQETDSDNYAFDLLTTQKLKREGLVTAFQKLAKLDGGKSSMLSSHPASGDRAANIQKRLATSK; translated from the coding sequence ATGCGTCATCTGCTCATCACCATCACGGCCGCTGCGGCCCTGTCCGCTTGCGGCGGCCTGAAGAACCTGGATTCGAACGCGCTCGCGGGCGCCGGCGGCACCGCCTTCAAGGCCATGTCGCTCACCGACGGCGACGTGCAGGCACTGGCCAACCAGTCGTGTGCCGAGCTCGACAAAAGCTCCAAGGTCGCGGCACCTGCCGATGCGTACAGCAAGCGCCTGGAGCGCGTACGCCAGGGCCTGCCCACCACCATCGGCGGCCAGCCCGCCAGCTACAAGGTCTACCTCACGAAGGACGTGAACGCCTGGGCCATGGGCAACGGCTGCATCCGCGTCTACAGCGGCCTCATGGACCTCATGAACGACGACGAACTGCGCGGCATCATCGGCCACGAAATCGGCCACGTCGCCCTGGGCCACAGCAAGAAGGCCATGCAGACCGCCTACGCCGTGTCGGCCGCGCGCGGCATCGCCGGCGCCACCGGCAATGCGGCGATCACGCAGCTGTCGTCTTCGCAGATCGGCGACTTCGCCGAGAAGCTGGTCAACGCGCAGTTCTCGCAATCGCAGGAAACCGACTCGGACAACTACGCCTTCGACCTGCTGACCACGCAGAAGCTCAAGCGCGAAGGCCTCGTCACCGCGTTCCAGAAGCTGGCCAAGCTCGACGGCGGCAAGAGCTCGATGCTCAGCTCGCACCCGGCCTCCGGCGATCGCGCAGCCAACATCCAGAAGCGCCTCGCCACGAGCAAGTAA
- a CDS encoding ribosomal protein L7/L12 produces the protein MTQLPPEAIAALERGNLIEAIKIVRDRTGMDLKSSKEAVERYANSGAVATGAPADWQEGDWGRGEAATETGSGMQGNGPAAVPAAALAALARGQKVEAVRLTREATGLGLAEAKQLVEAHQNPAAGDFGHLPSSAAVNPMAEPGRVSGGGFKWLPVIVVLLIVAAAWSYFKGA, from the coding sequence ATGACCCAGCTTCCCCCCGAAGCCATTGCCGCCCTCGAACGCGGCAACCTGATCGAGGCCATCAAGATCGTGCGCGACCGAACCGGCATGGACCTCAAGTCGTCCAAGGAGGCCGTCGAGCGCTACGCCAATAGTGGCGCGGTCGCTACTGGCGCGCCGGCGGACTGGCAGGAAGGCGACTGGGGCCGGGGCGAGGCTGCCACCGAGACCGGCAGCGGCATGCAGGGCAACGGCCCCGCCGCCGTACCTGCCGCCGCGCTCGCGGCGCTGGCGCGGGGCCAGAAGGTCGAGGCCGTGCGCCTCACGCGCGAGGCCACGGGCCTGGGCCTGGCCGAGGCCAAGCAATTGGTCGAGGCGCACCAGAACCCCGCCGCCGGCGACTTCGGGCACCTGCCGTCGAGCGCGGCGGTGAACCCGATGGCCGAGCCGGGCCGGGTGTCGGGCGGTGGCTTCAAGTGGCTGCCGGTGATCGTCGTGCTGCTGATCGTGGCCGCGGCGTGGTCGTATTTCAAGGGCGCCTGA
- a CDS encoding helix-turn-helix domain-containing protein has protein sequence MGNTSPSTRSMAPADGHINALIATRLLALRQAQGLSLADLAGLSGVSRAMISKVERAQSSPTAVLLGKLAAGLGVSLAQLLTEDKAQPQRLRKRAAQEVWRDPEAGYLRRQVAERGAGSGVELVEVELPRAAQVGYPRWSGTPYRQSLWMLEGALQVDYGDERFELAPGDCLDFGVDRPLVFKALGPSACRYLLVAVPE, from the coding sequence ATGGGAAACACTTCACCCTCCACCCGCTCGATGGCCCCGGCCGACGGCCACATCAACGCGCTCATCGCCACCCGACTGCTGGCGCTGCGCCAGGCCCAGGGGCTCAGCCTTGCCGATCTGGCTGGGTTGTCGGGCGTGAGCAGGGCGATGATCTCCAAGGTCGAGCGCGCGCAGAGCAGCCCGACGGCCGTGCTGCTGGGAAAGCTCGCCGCCGGCCTCGGGGTCTCGCTGGCGCAGCTTCTCACCGAGGACAAGGCGCAGCCGCAGCGGTTGCGCAAACGAGCCGCGCAAGAAGTCTGGCGCGACCCCGAAGCCGGTTACCTGCGCCGTCAGGTCGCAGAGCGTGGCGCAGGCAGCGGCGTGGAGCTGGTCGAGGTCGAGCTGCCGCGCGCCGCGCAGGTCGGCTATCCGCGATGGAGCGGCACGCCGTACCGGCAGAGCCTCTGGATGCTCGAAGGCGCGCTGCAGGTCGACTACGGCGACGAGCGCTTCGAACTCGCCCCGGGCGACTGCCTCGACTTCGGCGTGGACCGGCCGCTGGTCTTCAAGGCGCTGGGGCCCAGCGCCTGCCGCTACCTGCTGGTCGCCGTCCCGGAGTGA
- a CDS encoding GNAT family N-acetyltransferase, translated as MRLIACTEEAHSGAILAILNEAIVNSTALYDYKPRTPENMVTWFATKRANGFPVIGAEDDNGKLLGFASYGSFRAFPAYKYTVEHSVYVDAAHRGEGLGRTLVEAIVAEAIAREVHVMVGAIDASNAGSIALHERLGFTHSGTVQQAGFKFGRWLDVAFYQRILATPLNPVDG; from the coding sequence ATGCGTCTCATCGCCTGTACCGAAGAAGCCCATTCAGGCGCCATCCTGGCGATCCTGAACGAGGCCATCGTCAACTCGACCGCGCTGTACGACTACAAGCCGCGCACGCCCGAGAACATGGTGACGTGGTTCGCCACCAAGCGCGCCAACGGGTTCCCGGTGATCGGTGCGGAAGACGACAACGGCAAGCTGCTGGGCTTCGCGAGCTACGGCAGCTTTCGCGCCTTTCCGGCCTACAAGTACACGGTGGAGCACTCGGTGTACGTCGATGCCGCACACCGCGGAGAGGGCCTGGGCCGCACGCTGGTGGAGGCGATCGTGGCCGAGGCGATCGCGCGCGAGGTGCATGTGATGGTCGGCGCCATCGATGCGTCGAACGCAGGCAGCATCGCGCTGCACGAGCGCCTGGGCTTCACGCACTCAGGCACCGTGCAGCAGGCCGGTTTCAAGTTCGGCCGCTGGCTCGACGTGGCGTTCTACCAGCGGATTCTGGCGACGCCGTTGAACCCGGTCGACGGCTGA
- a CDS encoding NAD(P)/FAD-dependent oxidoreductase has translation MADPGLACTQVDLLVIGASFAGLACARAAAKAGLSVMVLEKKTAAGAKLHTTGIIVKDAVDSVPWLAEVPPALVRRIEGVRLYAPDMHHVDLHAPGYWFWATDAPALLDWMVDSTRACGVEVRLGTLFEQALWVNGRWEVPVAQGPCIRATYLVGADGPHSRVAKALGLSRNTRFLYGVEHEYQGARMAPDLLHCFIDKQLAPGYIGWALEGVGVSQIGLARRMGRHDTGALRLDPLLRKIAPVVSPGDAPPVAVRAGMIPCGGVLPVVARERALLVGDAAGMVSPVTAGGIHTALQHGERAGEAVARFVRGEVDDPATWFVRGYPRFLMKRTLRWAFDHFQSDWMFNRLLGTAPMRRAAELVYFHRKGSGPVTR, from the coding sequence GTGGCCGACCCCGGTCTGGCCTGCACCCAGGTCGACCTGCTCGTCATCGGCGCGAGCTTCGCCGGACTGGCCTGCGCACGCGCCGCCGCCAAGGCCGGCCTCAGCGTGATGGTGCTCGAAAAGAAAACCGCCGCCGGCGCCAAGCTGCACACCACCGGGATCATCGTCAAGGACGCGGTCGACAGCGTGCCCTGGCTGGCCGAAGTGCCACCCGCGCTGGTGCGTCGCATCGAAGGCGTGCGGCTGTACGCGCCCGACATGCACCACGTCGACCTGCACGCGCCCGGCTACTGGTTCTGGGCCACCGACGCGCCCGCGCTGCTCGACTGGATGGTGGACTCCACCCGGGCCTGCGGCGTCGAGGTGCGACTGGGCACGCTGTTCGAACAGGCGCTATGGGTGAACGGCCGCTGGGAGGTGCCGGTGGCGCAGGGCCCGTGCATCCGCGCGACCTACCTCGTCGGTGCCGACGGCCCGCATTCGCGCGTCGCCAAGGCCCTGGGCCTGTCGCGCAACACGCGCTTTCTCTACGGCGTGGAGCACGAGTACCAGGGTGCGCGCATGGCGCCCGACCTGCTGCACTGCTTCATCGACAAACAGCTCGCGCCGGGCTACATCGGCTGGGCGCTCGAGGGCGTCGGCGTGAGCCAGATCGGCCTGGCGCGCCGCATGGGGCGCCACGACACAGGCGCGCTGCGGCTCGACCCGCTGCTGCGCAAGATCGCTCCCGTGGTGTCGCCCGGCGACGCACCACCGGTCGCCGTGCGCGCCGGGATGATTCCCTGCGGCGGCGTGCTGCCCGTGGTGGCCCGCGAACGGGCGCTGCTGGTGGGCGATGCGGCGGGCATGGTGTCGCCCGTGACGGCCGGCGGCATCCACACGGCACTGCAGCACGGCGAGCGCGCCGGCGAGGCCGTGGCGCGCTTCGTGCGCGGCGAGGTGGACGACCCCGCCACGTGGTTCGTGCGCGGCTACCCGCGTTTCCTGATGAAGCGCACGCTGCGCTGGGCCTTCGACCACTTCCAGAGCGACTGGATGTTCAACCGCCTGCTGGGCACGGCCCCGATGCGGCGTGCGGCGGAGCTGGTGTACTTCCACCGCAAGGGCAGCGGGCCGGTGACCCGCTAG
- a CDS encoding chromate transporter, with translation MTIAMQWHDWLALFGQYLLLSLLSISGAITTVPDMHRYLVAQHGWLTEAQFTSSVAIAQAAPGPNVLFVALMGWNVGLNAGGGIGAGPMAWLLGFFGLMVTMVGIMLPSTTLTYVATRWGHRNRTRREVRAFKQGMAPVVVGLLIATGWVLAGGNQSTGVPAWHLWLLSGVAALVVWRTRIHLLWLLACGAALGAVGFV, from the coding sequence ATGACCATCGCGATGCAATGGCACGACTGGCTGGCGCTGTTCGGCCAGTACCTGCTGCTGTCGCTGCTGTCGATCAGCGGCGCGATCACCACGGTGCCCGACATGCACCGCTACCTCGTGGCGCAGCACGGCTGGCTCACCGAGGCGCAGTTCACTTCCTCGGTCGCCATCGCCCAGGCCGCGCCAGGACCCAACGTGCTGTTCGTCGCGCTGATGGGCTGGAACGTCGGGCTCAACGCGGGCGGCGGCATCGGCGCCGGCCCGATGGCCTGGCTGCTCGGCTTCTTCGGCCTGATGGTCACCATGGTCGGCATCATGCTGCCGAGCACCACCCTCACCTACGTCGCCACGCGCTGGGGCCACCGCAACCGCACGCGCCGCGAAGTGCGCGCCTTCAAGCAGGGCATGGCGCCCGTGGTGGTCGGCCTGCTCATCGCCACCGGCTGGGTGCTGGCCGGCGGCAACCAGTCGACCGGCGTGCCGGCCTGGCACCTGTGGCTGCTCAGCGGCGTGGCCGCGCTGGTGGTCTGGCGCACGCGCATCCATTTGCTGTGGCTGCTGGCCTGCGGCGCGGCGCTGGGCGCGGTAGGCTTCGTCTGA
- a CDS encoding SoxR reducing system RseC family protein translates to MSFALYMIGFLIFLAGVAWGASVAGVPTLYIGIGALILLGIGIFSAVGRTRSKDPS, encoded by the coding sequence ATGTCCTTTGCGCTTTACATGATCGGCTTTCTGATCTTCCTGGCCGGGGTCGCCTGGGGCGCCTCGGTGGCCGGCGTGCCCACGCTCTACATCGGCATCGGTGCGCTGATCCTGCTGGGCATCGGCATCTTCAGCGCGGTGGGTCGCACGCGCAGCAAAGACCCCTCCTGA
- a CDS encoding ABC transporter ATP-binding protein, which translates to MSQPPSDAIVAVEHVFKSVTDSAGTLDILQDIHFTLGARETAAIVGASGSGKSTLLSIIAGLDTPTRGTVKLAGDDIFAIDEDERAALRAQRVGFVFQSFQLLGNLSALENVMLPLELANRKDARKAATEMLGRVGLGQRLGHYPKVLSGGEQQRVALARAFVVQPALLLADEPTGSLDFATGEQVMKLMFDLNRELGTTLVLVTHDRGIASQCERRITIEAGRVALNEKTPESTVAQAA; encoded by the coding sequence ATGTCCCAACCCCCGTCTGATGCCATTGTCGCCGTCGAGCATGTCTTCAAGTCCGTCACCGACTCGGCCGGCACGCTGGACATTCTGCAGGACATCCATTTCACCCTGGGCGCGCGGGAAACCGCCGCCATCGTCGGCGCCTCGGGCTCCGGCAAGAGCACCTTGCTGTCGATCATTGCCGGGCTGGACACGCCCACGCGCGGCACCGTGAAGCTCGCGGGCGACGACATCTTCGCCATCGACGAAGACGAGCGCGCCGCGCTGCGCGCCCAGCGTGTGGGCTTCGTGTTCCAGAGCTTCCAGCTGCTGGGCAACCTGAGCGCCCTCGAGAACGTCATGCTGCCGCTGGAGCTGGCCAACCGCAAGGACGCGCGCAAGGCCGCCACCGAGATGCTGGGCCGCGTCGGCCTGGGCCAGCGCCTGGGCCACTACCCCAAGGTGCTGTCGGGCGGCGAACAGCAACGCGTGGCGCTGGCGCGGGCCTTCGTGGTCCAGCCGGCCCTGCTGCTGGCCGACGAGCCCACCGGCAGCCTCGACTTCGCCACCGGCGAGCAGGTCATGAAGCTGATGTTCGACCTGAACCGCGAACTGGGAACCACGCTGGTGCTGGTCACGCACGACCGCGGCATCGCCTCGCAGTGCGAGCGGCGCATCACCATCGAGGCCGGGCGCGTGGCGCTCAATGAAAAAACGCCAGAATCGACCGTCGCCCAGGCCGCCTGA
- a CDS encoding aldo/keto reductase: MSQLRPLGRSSLRVSPLAFGGNVFGWTVDEAASFKLLDAWLDAGFNFVDTADVYSAWVPGHVGGESETIIGKWLKQSGKRNRVVLATKVGKPMGEDKVGLSPKYIREAVEASLKRLQTDYIDLYQSHDDDANTPLEDTLGTFDALIKEGKVRAIGASNYTAPRLAEALDVSERLGIARYESLQPLYNLYDRAVFEDELEPLCVKREVGVINFYALAAGFLTGKYRTEADAAKSARGANTTKKYLNPRGLRILDALDKVAQQYNAKPGQVAIAWQIARPGVTAPIASATSLAQLEELVVATQLKLDAGTIGMLDRASAETPA; the protein is encoded by the coding sequence ATGTCGCAACTTCGTCCGCTCGGCCGTTCCAGCCTTCGGGTGTCTCCCCTCGCCTTCGGTGGCAACGTGTTCGGCTGGACCGTCGACGAGGCGGCCTCGTTCAAGCTGCTCGACGCCTGGCTCGACGCCGGCTTCAACTTCGTCGACACCGCCGACGTCTACTCGGCCTGGGTGCCGGGCCATGTGGGCGGCGAATCCGAGACGATCATCGGCAAGTGGCTCAAGCAGAGCGGCAAGCGCAACCGCGTGGTGCTGGCCACCAAGGTCGGCAAGCCGATGGGCGAAGACAAGGTGGGCCTGTCGCCCAAATACATCCGCGAGGCCGTCGAAGCCTCGCTGAAGCGCCTGCAGACCGACTACATCGACCTGTACCAGTCGCACGACGACGACGCCAACACGCCGCTCGAAGACACGCTGGGCACCTTCGACGCGCTCATCAAGGAGGGCAAGGTGCGCGCCATCGGCGCCTCGAACTACACGGCGCCGCGGCTGGCCGAGGCGCTCGACGTGTCGGAACGCCTGGGCATTGCGCGCTACGAGAGCCTGCAGCCGCTGTACAACCTGTACGACCGCGCGGTGTTCGAAGACGAACTCGAGCCGCTGTGCGTCAAGCGCGAAGTAGGCGTGATCAACTTCTACGCGCTGGCGGCGGGTTTTCTCACCGGCAAGTACCGCACCGAGGCCGATGCGGCCAAGAGCGCGCGCGGCGCCAACACCACCAAGAAGTACCTGAACCCGCGCGGCCTGCGCATCCTGGATGCGCTCGACAAGGTGGCCCAGCAGTACAACGCCAAGCCCGGCCAAGTCGCCATTGCGTGGCAGATCGCACGGCCCGGCGTGACGGCGCCCATCGCCAGCGCCACCTCGCTGGCGCAGCTCGAAGAGCTGGTGGTGGCCACGCAGCTCAAGCTGGACGCGGGCACCATCGGCATGCTCGACCGGGCCAGCGCCGAGACGCCGGCCTGA
- a CDS encoding arylesterase: protein MTTAALGSAGAWTGAAAQAQAASAGKPVILVLGDSLSAEYGLKRGEGWVPLLEKRLAQQKIAASVVNASISGDTSSGGRARFPALLTQHRPSHVVLELGANDALRGLPLSNTEDNLLQITKAAQAAGARVLIVGIQVPPNYGGDYTRRFEAVFAKVAGTTKSALVPFLLKGVADAPDAMTLFQSDRIHPTAAAQPQILDNVWPELRKLLPK from the coding sequence TTGACCACCGCCGCGCTCGGCAGTGCGGGGGCATGGACGGGTGCTGCGGCCCAGGCACAGGCGGCATCGGCCGGCAAGCCGGTGATCCTCGTGCTCGGTGATTCGCTGAGCGCAGAGTACGGCCTCAAGCGCGGCGAAGGCTGGGTACCCTTGCTGGAAAAAAGGCTTGCGCAGCAGAAGATCGCGGCCTCGGTGGTCAACGCCAGCATCAGCGGCGACACCAGCTCCGGCGGACGCGCCCGCTTCCCGGCCCTGCTGACGCAGCACAGGCCCAGCCACGTGGTGCTGGAGCTGGGCGCCAACGACGCCCTGCGCGGCCTGCCGCTCTCGAACACCGAAGACAACCTGCTGCAGATCACCAAGGCCGCGCAGGCCGCGGGCGCCCGGGTGCTGATCGTCGGCATCCAGGTGCCGCCGAACTACGGCGGCGACTACACGCGGCGCTTCGAGGCGGTGTTCGCGAAGGTGGCGGGCACGACGAAGTCGGCGCTGGTGCCGTTTCTGCTCAAGGGCGTGGCCGATGCGCCCGACGCCATGACGCTGTTCCAGTCCGACCGCATCCATCCGACCGCCGCGGCGCAGCCGCAGATCCTGGACAACGTCTGGCCGGAGCTGCGCAAGCTGCTGCCCAAATAA